From a single Fulvivirga ulvae genomic region:
- a CDS encoding phosphoadenylyl-sulfate reductase, translating into MTFEGIKDQLEKYSSEGKKMFTTSSFQSHSIVLLHIISRINKDIQVVFINTGYHFPETVEFKDKVAKEFGLNVIDLRSNTPKFMQRGPDGRLLFTSDPDHCCYLNKTQPVDALLMQNDIWINGVRADQSAVRKAMKIEQPAPHGTVRFHPMLDWNAKMIYQYQKEYNLPKHPLENSGYLSIGCEPCTRKVDPEMMEREARWYGMNKTECGLHTDLVK; encoded by the coding sequence GTGACATTCGAAGGTATAAAAGATCAGCTTGAAAAATATTCATCCGAAGGCAAGAAGATGTTTACCACATCTTCGTTTCAGTCTCATAGTATTGTGCTGTTGCATATCATCAGCAGGATTAATAAAGATATCCAGGTAGTATTTATCAACACGGGATATCATTTTCCGGAGACTGTAGAATTTAAGGATAAGGTGGCAAAGGAGTTTGGCCTCAATGTTATTGACCTCAGGTCGAACACCCCGAAATTTATGCAGAGAGGACCTGACGGCAGACTTCTTTTTACCTCAGATCCTGACCATTGCTGTTATCTCAATAAAACCCAGCCCGTGGATGCTTTGCTGATGCAAAATGACATTTGGATCAATGGGGTGAGAGCAGACCAGAGTGCGGTGCGTAAAGCTATGAAAATTGAGCAGCCTGCCCCACATGGCACGGTTCGTTTCCACCCTATGCTCGACTGGAATGCTAAAATGATCTACCAATACCAGAAAGAATATAACTTACCGAAACACCCGCTTGAAAATTCAGGCTACCTGAGCATAGGCTGTGAGCCATGTACCCGTAAGGTAGATCCTGAAATGATGGAGAGGGAGGCCCGTTGGTACGGAATGAATAAGACGGAGTGTGGGCTGCATACTGATTTGGTTAAATAA
- a CDS encoding NAD-dependent epimerase/dehydratase family protein codes for MKILITGGAGYIGTELVSVLTQREDVEEIIIYDNLSRANYNLFLGHTFNNPERVTFVKGELLDSRHLKKVLKDVDVVYHLAAKVTTPFANTDPHFYEQVNHWGTAELVYAVEESDVKKFIFTSSTGVYGSSKSSLEEETVPNPKTFYGISKMRGEEHAGRLSDKIDTYIFRCGNVYGYNRSMRFDAVINKFVFEANFYKRITIHGDGRQHRSFIHIEHVAQALSHVLDGSLQTGVYNLVNRDLQVLDIVDTLKQMIPELEFIFVNQHLKLRELRVQPNPVLNKALSMPEPLSLMEELRHFQNRFSF; via the coding sequence ATGAAAATTTTGATCACTGGAGGTGCCGGGTATATAGGCACTGAGCTGGTAAGCGTGCTTACACAGAGAGAGGATGTAGAAGAAATAATAATTTACGACAACCTCAGCCGGGCGAATTACAATTTGTTTTTGGGGCATACCTTCAATAACCCTGAACGGGTTACTTTTGTAAAAGGCGAGCTGCTGGATTCCAGGCATCTTAAAAAAGTTTTGAAGGATGTGGATGTAGTCTATCATCTTGCTGCCAAAGTGACTACGCCATTTGCAAACACCGATCCTCACTTTTATGAGCAGGTAAACCATTGGGGTACGGCTGAGCTGGTATATGCGGTAGAAGAAAGTGATGTGAAAAAATTTATCTTTACCAGCAGCACCGGTGTTTATGGTTCCTCCAAATCGTCATTGGAGGAAGAGACAGTTCCAAACCCAAAAACCTTTTACGGGATATCTAAAATGAGAGGGGAGGAGCATGCAGGCAGGCTAAGTGATAAGATTGATACCTATATTTTCAGATGCGGGAATGTCTACGGCTATAACAGGAGCATGAGGTTTGATGCGGTGATCAACAAGTTTGTGTTTGAAGCTAATTTTTATAAACGAATTACAATCCATGGAGATGGAAGACAACACAGATCGTTTATTCATATCGAGCATGTTGCCCAGGCCTTGTCTCATGTACTGGATGGTTCGCTTCAAACAGGCGTTTATAACCTGGTAAACAGGGATTTACAGGTTCTTGATATAGTGGATACCCTGAAACAGATGATCCCGGAGCTCGAATTTATTTTTGTGAACCAACATTTGAAACTAAGGGAACTCAGGGTACAGCCCAATCCGGTTTTAAATAAGGCATTGTCTATGCCTGAGCCATTGAGCCTGATGGAAGAACTCAGGCATTTTCAAAATAGATTCTCATTTTAA
- a CDS encoding TIGR03032 family protein — MLSNEQINMSNPLPPFTCSYSPNIPELLNQLNCTIAISTYQAGKVILISAVNTTNLIQLPRNFQKPMGMAFDGKKMAVATRDEVIILANSPEMAPNYPKQPNTYDSLYLPRVTYYSGAIDIHDLEWVEGKLWAVNTLFSCLVTLDEDYSFKPVWKPSFVPAYEPGDFCHLNGLAMENGSPRFVSALGDGNTPESWRANKANGGVIIDVETCETITRNLAMPHSPRIYDGELFALLSATGELIKIDIHTGKYEVIKKFDGFVRGMVRHGDYLFIGLSKLRENSSAFRDLPIAKRSLFCGIIILHLPTVGIVGHIKYESSVEEIYDVKIMAGSRRPGLLNHEGVNHKVAITSPVGDFWAVKNDE, encoded by the coding sequence ATGCTCTCGAATGAACAGATCAACATGAGTAACCCTTTACCCCCATTTACCTGCTCGTACTCCCCTAATATACCGGAATTATTAAACCAATTAAACTGTACCATTGCTATAAGCACATACCAGGCAGGAAAGGTTATCCTTATAAGTGCTGTAAACACCACTAATCTTATACAATTGCCGCGTAACTTTCAAAAGCCTATGGGCATGGCTTTCGATGGCAAGAAAATGGCGGTTGCCACCAGGGACGAAGTTATTATACTGGCCAATTCGCCTGAGATGGCACCAAATTATCCCAAACAACCCAACACCTATGATTCGCTGTATTTACCTCGGGTAACTTACTATTCCGGAGCAATAGACATTCACGACCTTGAATGGGTCGAGGGTAAGTTATGGGCCGTAAATACTTTATTTTCCTGCCTCGTTACCCTGGACGAGGACTACAGCTTTAAGCCGGTATGGAAACCATCGTTTGTCCCCGCCTATGAACCAGGTGACTTCTGCCACCTGAATGGCCTGGCGATGGAAAATGGCTCTCCAAGGTTTGTAAGTGCACTTGGTGACGGAAATACGCCTGAAAGCTGGCGCGCAAACAAGGCAAACGGCGGGGTGATCATCGATGTAGAAACCTGTGAAACCATAACCCGTAACCTGGCTATGCCACATTCCCCGAGGATTTACGATGGTGAACTATTCGCGCTGTTATCAGCCACCGGTGAACTGATTAAAATCGATATACACACAGGCAAATATGAGGTAATCAAGAAGTTTGACGGTTTTGTCAGAGGTATGGTCAGGCATGGGGATTACCTTTTTATAGGCTTGTCCAAATTAAGAGAAAACAGTTCCGCATTCCGCGATCTTCCCATTGCCAAAAGATCATTGTTTTGCGGCATTATAATCCTTCATCTGCCTACCGTCGGTATTGTGGGGCACATAAAATATGAAAGCAGCGTAGAAGAAATATATGATGTGAAAATCATGGCCGGCAGCAGGCGTCCAGGGTTGCTAAACCATGAAGGTGTCAATCACAAAGTGGCTATAACATCGCCTGTAGGGGACTTTTGGGCTGTAAAAAATGATGAATAA
- a CDS encoding DUF4249 domain-containing protein produces MRIVLYFLILLCCISCIDKIDLDTSTERLLVVDGMITDQNGPYLVRIYYSASDSTLAQGVDNATVTISDDQGNSEKLIYSGNGYYRTANNGIQGVIGRSYQLSFSLEDGQKYESDFERIEPNVGIDTITFDYLVKQVTNNNNVELDEQGFDVNITSNKLEENKQYRWRWTGTYYVKTNPELRTEKTPDGSLVPAPLPCSGYVNDGGFLVQVAPCECCECWLTEYSQKSLVSEGRFISGSFQDVFITHIKIDKLRFIEKYHIEIEQLSLTRDAYSFWKLIATQQQGTGSIFAPPPATIRGNIHALGREDELILGYFGASSIKKKSIFIYRTDIEGFPPIPEVIIKDCRTFPNATNVRPDFW; encoded by the coding sequence ATGAGAATAGTTTTATATTTCCTTATTCTTTTATGCTGTATATCCTGTATTGACAAGATAGACCTTGATACTTCGACAGAAAGGCTGCTGGTGGTTGATGGTATGATCACGGATCAAAATGGCCCTTACCTGGTCAGAATATACTATTCTGCTTCTGACTCAACCCTTGCACAGGGTGTGGACAATGCCACGGTTACTATCTCCGATGATCAGGGCAACAGTGAAAAGCTGATCTACTCAGGAAATGGCTATTACAGGACTGCAAACAATGGCATACAAGGTGTGATCGGAAGGAGTTATCAGCTTAGCTTCAGCCTGGAAGACGGCCAAAAATATGAGTCTGATTTTGAGAGAATAGAACCTAACGTAGGCATTGATACAATAACGTTTGACTATTTGGTAAAACAGGTGACCAACAACAATAATGTGGAACTTGACGAGCAGGGCTTTGATGTAAATATTACCTCTAATAAGCTGGAAGAAAACAAACAATACAGATGGCGCTGGACAGGAACGTACTATGTAAAGACAAACCCTGAACTACGTACGGAAAAGACTCCAGACGGAAGCCTGGTACCGGCACCTTTACCATGCAGTGGTTATGTTAACGACGGTGGTTTTTTAGTACAGGTTGCTCCTTGCGAATGTTGCGAATGCTGGCTTACGGAGTACTCGCAAAAATCGCTTGTGTCGGAAGGCAGATTTATATCCGGTAGCTTTCAGGATGTTTTTATTACCCATATTAAAATAGATAAACTGCGATTCATCGAAAAATATCATATTGAGATAGAGCAGCTTTCGTTAACCCGCGATGCTTATAGCTTTTGGAAACTAATAGCTACACAGCAACAGGGAACCGGTAGTATTTTCGCACCGCCTCCGGCAACTATCAGGGGCAATATCCATGCTTTGGGTCGGGAGGACGAACTTATTCTTGGATACTTTGGGGCATCTTCGATCAAAAAGAAATCCATATTTATTTACCGAACTGATATTGAAGGTTTTCCTCCTATACCGGAAGTGATTATCAAAGATTGCCGTACTTTCCCAAATGCAACAAATGTTAGACCTGATTTTTGGTAA
- a CDS encoding parallel beta-helix domain-containing protein, producing MIRRLYLFIAIAGVAFSCDQTAEYVPERNFEDRQQQLLSEFIMAEDSSVIELPAGQFLFSGSLILEGKKHVTIKGQGIDKTILSFKNQKEGAEGIRVANCENITIEDLSIEDAAGDNIKVTDTDGITFRRVKSAWTGEVSEKNGAYGLYPVICKNVLIEDCVVLGASDAGVYVGQSENVIIRNNEVYWNVAGIESENSENVEIYDNVAYNNTGGILVFDLPGLTRYGKNIKVYRNKVYENNLENFAPAGNIVGVVPKGTGMIILATEDVEVYNNEITDNKTIGIAIISYELVAAISDDPAGEAEGEGSAQTVNDNYKQDKNYNPYPRRIYTHDNKIESSYWLPALNNDFGKLFVFNFGFSLPDIAWDGIRAEAYFSDDGSVNEEYKICIQENESVKTTDLDAANDFDDLKTYPEAFNCKIQI from the coding sequence GTGATTAGAAGACTATATCTGTTTATTGCTATCGCCGGAGTAGCTTTTTCATGTGATCAAACTGCGGAGTATGTGCCTGAAAGGAACTTTGAAGATAGGCAGCAACAGTTGCTTTCAGAATTTATAATGGCTGAGGATAGCTCGGTTATTGAACTTCCGGCGGGGCAGTTTCTTTTTAGCGGAAGCCTGATACTTGAGGGTAAGAAGCATGTGACGATCAAAGGGCAAGGGATAGATAAGACTATATTGTCTTTTAAAAACCAGAAGGAGGGAGCCGAGGGCATAAGGGTGGCTAATTGCGAGAATATTACCATTGAAGACCTTTCCATTGAAGATGCAGCAGGAGATAATATAAAAGTTACTGATACTGATGGTATTACTTTCAGGCGTGTAAAATCGGCCTGGACAGGAGAGGTCTCTGAAAAAAACGGTGCGTATGGCCTTTATCCGGTAATCTGTAAAAATGTGCTCATTGAAGACTGTGTTGTGCTTGGGGCCAGTGATGCAGGTGTTTATGTCGGACAGTCAGAAAATGTGATCATACGCAATAATGAGGTGTACTGGAATGTGGCGGGCATAGAGAGCGAAAATTCTGAAAATGTGGAAATTTATGATAACGTAGCCTACAATAATACAGGAGGTATACTGGTGTTTGACCTGCCTGGACTAACAAGGTATGGAAAGAATATTAAAGTATACAGGAATAAGGTGTATGAAAATAATCTTGAAAATTTTGCTCCTGCAGGGAACATTGTGGGTGTAGTGCCCAAGGGTACGGGAATGATCATACTGGCAACGGAGGACGTAGAGGTTTATAACAATGAAATTACTGATAATAAGACTATAGGCATAGCTATAATAAGCTATGAGCTGGTTGCGGCTATTTCGGATGACCCCGCCGGAGAGGCTGAAGGAGAAGGCTCTGCGCAGACGGTAAATGATAACTACAAGCAGGACAAAAATTATAACCCCTATCCGCGAAGGATATATACACATGACAACAAAATTGAATCATCCTATTGGCTACCTGCTCTGAATAATGATTTCGGGAAACTTTTTGTGTTTAATTTCGGGTTTTCTTTACCAGACATAGCATGGGATGGCATACGTGCAGAGGCTTACTTTTCCGATGATGGTTCTGTCAACGAAGAGTATAAGATATGCATACAGGAAAATGAGTCGGTCAAGACTACTGATCTGGACGCTGCGAATGATTTTGATGATCTTAAAACCTATCCCGAAGCATTTAATTGTAAGATACAGATATGA
- a CDS encoding acyl carrier protein has translation MIKPRSACDIATFMKKVIAEETRMPNPAIDENLSFHQFGLDSISSIYLLEKVENEYDITISPLYFWDYPTINLLAEQIFNENFRQI, from the coding sequence ATGATAAAGCCACGGTCAGCCTGTGACATTGCAACCTTTATGAAAAAAGTAATAGCTGAAGAAACCAGAATGCCGAATCCTGCTATTGATGAAAACCTGAGTTTTCACCAATTCGGGCTTGATTCTATTAGCTCAATATACCTCCTGGAAAAGGTGGAAAACGAATACGACATCACCATTAGCCCATTGTACTTTTGGGACTACCCCACAATAAATCTACTGGCAGAGCAGATCTTTAATGAAAACTTCAGGCAAATATGA
- a CDS encoding monovalent cation:proton antiporter family protein: MEIPLLQDIIVILGLSVVVILIFQRLKLPTILGFLITGVVAGPHGLSLVEASHEVEILSEIGVILLLFIIGLEFSLKSLAAIKKAVFLGGSFQVFVTIAVASLIAYLMNYSLTKAVFIGFLFSLSSTAIVLNLLQSRSEINSPHGKISLAILIFQDIIVVPMMLLAPILSGKTDDVAFTLFSLALKTLLVIGLVILAARYIFPRLLYEVAKTRSRELFILTIVVSCFAVAWLTSSIGLSLALGAFIAGLIISESEYSHQATSQVLPFREIFTSFFFVSIGMLLDVAFFFQHLLPILGFTVVVFLVKGLIATLAGAVLKYPPRVSILTGLALFQVGEFAFILSKVGIENGLIDPGTNQYFLSISILSMGITPLVFMASGSITNLFASTQLSRGLAKFNYWNDVEGNPDIETAMKDHIVIIGFGINGRNVAAVAKRANIPYVIIEMNAETVKIEKAKGEPILFGDAISPFILEHVDIWSARVAVIAISDPAASKKIVTAIRDICKTVYIILRTRYEIEVEGILRLGADEVISEEFETSIEIFTRVLNKYLVPEEEIENFVGEIRSDNYQMLRPKGTSAASLHIPNLRISSLSVQQSDNDVVGKTLEESAIRHTYGITVIAIQRDGDFLINITKETRVLKEDIIFIMGTPQAISEFNKQVRL; encoded by the coding sequence ATGGAAATACCTTTGCTTCAGGACATTATAGTTATTCTGGGCCTTTCAGTGGTTGTTATCCTGATATTCCAAAGGTTAAAGCTACCGACAATACTTGGCTTCTTAATTACAGGCGTAGTTGCCGGACCACACGGCCTGAGCCTTGTAGAGGCTTCTCATGAGGTAGAGATACTTTCGGAGATAGGTGTTATCCTTTTGTTGTTTATTATCGGGCTGGAATTTTCACTAAAGAGTCTTGCAGCTATAAAGAAGGCTGTTTTTCTGGGAGGTAGCTTTCAGGTTTTTGTAACCATAGCGGTAGCGTCCTTAATTGCTTACCTGATGAACTACTCACTGACAAAGGCGGTCTTTATAGGGTTTCTTTTTTCTCTAAGTAGTACCGCCATCGTTTTGAATCTGTTGCAAAGCCGAAGTGAGATCAACAGCCCGCATGGTAAAATATCACTGGCCATCCTTATCTTTCAGGATATCATAGTGGTCCCTATGATGTTGCTTGCCCCTATTCTTTCAGGGAAGACTGATGATGTGGCTTTTACTTTGTTCTCTCTGGCATTAAAAACACTTTTGGTCATTGGACTGGTAATATTGGCGGCACGCTATATATTTCCAAGGCTTTTATACGAAGTAGCAAAAACAAGAAGCCGGGAGCTGTTTATACTTACTATTGTGGTGTCCTGCTTTGCTGTAGCATGGTTAACGTCCAGCATAGGGTTGTCGCTTGCTCTCGGTGCTTTTATTGCAGGACTGATCATCTCTGAATCAGAATACAGTCATCAGGCTACCAGCCAGGTACTTCCATTTCGAGAGATATTTACGAGCTTTTTCTTTGTATCTATAGGTATGCTGCTGGATGTTGCATTCTTTTTTCAGCATTTACTACCTATTCTTGGGTTCACAGTGGTGGTGTTTCTTGTAAAAGGCCTAATTGCTACACTGGCGGGTGCGGTTTTAAAATACCCGCCCCGTGTTTCGATTCTAACAGGGCTGGCTCTTTTCCAGGTAGGGGAGTTTGCCTTCATTCTGTCTAAGGTAGGAATTGAAAACGGCCTGATCGATCCGGGTACCAATCAATACTTTTTGTCAATCTCCATATTATCAATGGGTATTACACCTCTGGTCTTTATGGCATCCGGGAGTATCACTAACTTGTTTGCCAGCACCCAGTTGTCCCGTGGCCTGGCCAAGTTCAATTACTGGAATGATGTCGAGGGTAATCCTGATATTGAGACCGCTATGAAGGACCATATTGTCATCATAGGGTTCGGGATAAATGGCAGAAATGTAGCTGCTGTGGCCAAAAGGGCAAATATACCGTATGTAATCATTGAAATGAATGCAGAAACAGTTAAAATCGAAAAAGCCAAGGGAGAACCTATCTTATTCGGTGATGCTATCAGCCCTTTTATTCTTGAGCATGTTGATATATGGAGCGCCAGGGTAGCAGTAATAGCTATTTCTGATCCGGCTGCCAGCAAGAAGATCGTTACTGCCATACGGGATATTTGTAAAACAGTCTACATTATCCTGCGGACCCGGTACGAAATAGAAGTGGAAGGCATACTCCGGCTAGGTGCCGATGAGGTAATATCTGAAGAATTTGAAACCTCCATTGAGATTTTTACAAGGGTACTAAATAAATACCTGGTTCCCGAAGAAGAAATCGAAAATTTTGTGGGTGAGATTCGAAGTGATAATTATCAGATGCTTAGACCGAAGGGTACTTCTGCGGCAAGTTTGCATATTCCTAACCTCAGAATAAGCTCACTGTCCGTGCAACAATCTGATAACGATGTAGTAGGAAAGACCCTCGAGGAGTCTGCCATACGACACACTTATGGGATCACGGTAATAGCAATACAGCGTGATGGGGACTTCCTCATCAATATAACCAAAGAAACCCGGGTGCTTAAGGAAGATATCATTTTTATCATGGGAACCCCGCAAGCCATATCTGAATTTAATAAACAAGTCAGACTTTAG
- a CDS encoding TonB-dependent receptor, whose protein sequence is MRYGYILLTLLLITGTNISAQDKPIPQHDTGISFDEFARKLEAEYPYKFYYLNEWTKGIRITRDYSGKSIQEGLSSILEGSNIDFYFMYDYAIVLAKDPTNDILRNNLLQQIDTIETIVIGSPGDDSNGNAHLAGKITEEKTGDPVAGASILIVDLNKGTTSGTSGMYELSLPVGDYIISYSAINQETAYRLIKIFNDGKLDMELHEKPLVMDEITVRDDAIAENFESNISGKTRIGYQELQKSPTLMGEIDVIKTIQKLPGVSNVGDIGGGFNVRGGSAGENLILLDKMMVFNPTHLFGFFSAFHPDALRDVTLYRGTIPAEMGGRLSSVLDVRQKDGNYEKISGSGGIGLATSRLLLEGPIMKDKLSFMIGTRASYSDWLLGQVKNDDIKNSSAVFADFTGKVAYKIDENNKLSISSYFSNDKFNFFNDTTYQWSNKSIGLSFDHIFNENFFSETFAGYGKYEFNVEEDNTTSSFNYNYNIRFARFGQKFILQKNQHTFSAGADITGYKLSNGEIRPLTNESNVDHYELSASRSLESGLFISDEYKISSKLTIIPGLRWSYYLLLGPEDTYIYEADVPKTDLTITDTVQVGRNKKAASFNGLEPRLSVKYNIGKEAYLKFGYSRSWQYLHLISNTTAITPTDIWVTSSKNIAPEYGDQYSLGYFKRIAIKNLNLSIEGFYKNINDIPEYKDGAELLLNEHLETELVNSKGRVYGFEILAVKTSGRLTGQLGYTFTRTQRKTLSPYKELQINDGEFFPANYDRPHNLNISASYDVSKRHVLSFNFTYTDGIPLTVPQTAFSVDGINVINYSDRNKERISPYHRLDVSFLVRTSHKKNKKWEGSWVFGIFNVYGRKNAYSVFFEPQGNGEINAKRLAILGTMFPSITYNFKF, encoded by the coding sequence GTGCGGTACGGCTACATTCTTCTTACTTTACTTCTGATTACAGGTACAAATATTAGTGCTCAGGATAAGCCCATCCCTCAGCATGACACCGGTATCAGTTTTGATGAGTTTGCCAGAAAGTTGGAAGCTGAATATCCTTACAAATTCTACTACCTGAACGAATGGACAAAAGGGATCAGGATCACCCGGGACTATTCAGGAAAAAGTATTCAGGAGGGACTCTCCTCAATCCTGGAAGGTTCTAATATTGACTTCTATTTCATGTATGATTATGCCATAGTACTTGCCAAGGATCCTACCAATGATATTCTCAGAAACAATCTTTTACAACAAATAGATACCATCGAAACCATAGTGATAGGTAGCCCGGGAGATGACAGTAATGGGAATGCACACCTTGCCGGTAAAATAACTGAAGAAAAAACAGGAGACCCGGTGGCAGGAGCATCCATTCTCATTGTAGACCTCAACAAGGGCACCACCTCAGGCACTTCGGGCATGTATGAACTAAGTCTTCCAGTTGGAGATTATATAATTTCATACAGTGCAATAAATCAGGAAACAGCGTATCGACTCATCAAAATATTTAATGACGGCAAGCTCGACATGGAGCTGCATGAAAAACCTCTGGTAATGGATGAGATCACTGTCAGGGATGACGCCATTGCAGAGAATTTTGAGAGTAATATTTCAGGAAAAACCAGAATAGGATATCAGGAACTACAAAAAAGTCCCACGCTGATGGGTGAAATTGATGTGATTAAAACTATCCAGAAACTACCCGGGGTAAGCAATGTGGGAGATATTGGTGGTGGCTTTAACGTACGAGGTGGTAGCGCCGGTGAAAACCTCATCCTTCTGGATAAGATGATGGTATTTAACCCTACCCATCTGTTTGGTTTCTTTTCAGCTTTCCATCCCGACGCCTTACGTGATGTAACCTTGTACAGAGGAACCATACCAGCCGAAATGGGTGGCAGACTTTCGTCAGTGCTGGATGTACGACAAAAAGATGGAAACTATGAAAAAATATCAGGATCCGGCGGAATAGGCCTTGCAACCAGCCGCCTTTTACTCGAAGGGCCCATTATGAAGGATAAACTGAGTTTCATGATAGGAACAAGAGCATCATACTCGGACTGGCTGCTCGGTCAGGTCAAAAATGATGATATAAAAAACAGCTCCGCGGTTTTTGCAGACTTTACCGGTAAGGTTGCTTATAAAATAGATGAGAACAACAAGCTTTCGATATCTTCATACTTTAGTAATGACAAGTTTAACTTTTTTAACGATACCACATATCAATGGAGCAATAAGAGTATAGGCTTGTCCTTTGATCATATCTTTAATGAAAACTTCTTCTCAGAAACATTTGCAGGGTATGGAAAATACGAATTCAATGTAGAAGAGGACAATACTACAAGTTCTTTTAATTATAACTATAATATCAGGTTTGCCCGGTTTGGTCAGAAATTTATCTTACAAAAAAATCAGCACACATTCTCAGCCGGCGCTGACATTACCGGCTATAAGCTAAGTAATGGTGAAATCAGACCATTGACAAACGAATCAAATGTTGACCATTATGAGTTATCTGCATCACGCTCCCTGGAGTCCGGTCTTTTTATAAGTGATGAATACAAAATAAGCTCAAAACTTACTATAATTCCTGGCTTAAGGTGGTCTTATTACCTTTTGCTTGGCCCTGAGGACACTTACATTTACGAAGCTGACGTACCCAAAACGGACCTGACAATAACGGATACGGTACAAGTTGGCAGGAATAAAAAGGCCGCCTCTTTTAATGGTCTGGAGCCACGGTTATCAGTGAAATATAATATTGGAAAAGAAGCATACCTTAAATTCGGATATTCGAGATCATGGCAATATTTACACCTGATCTCAAATACCACGGCTATCACTCCAACTGATATTTGGGTAACAAGCAGTAAAAATATCGCCCCTGAATATGGAGACCAGTACTCTCTTGGGTATTTTAAACGCATTGCTATAAAAAACCTTAACTTATCCATTGAAGGGTTTTATAAGAACATTAATGACATACCGGAGTATAAAGATGGAGCTGAGCTTCTCCTGAACGAACACCTGGAAACAGAATTGGTCAACAGTAAGGGGAGAGTTTATGGTTTTGAAATTCTGGCTGTTAAAACCTCCGGAAGGTTAACCGGCCAGTTGGGGTATACCTTCACGAGGACACAGAGAAAAACTTTGAGCCCGTATAAAGAGTTACAGATTAATGACGGAGAGTTTTTTCCTGCCAACTATGATCGGCCACACAATTTAAATATAAGTGCCAGTTACGATGTATCCAAACGCCATGTACTGTCGTTTAACTTCACATATACTGATGGCATACCCCTCACGGTGCCACAAACGGCATTCTCTGTGGATGGCATTAATGTCATTAATTACTCAGACCGGAATAAGGAACGAATTTCACCCTATCACCGGTTAGATGTTTCGTTTTTAGTCAGAACTAGTCATAAGAAAAACAAGAAGTGGGAAGGTAGCTGGGTCTTTGGTATTTTCAACGTATACGGCAGGAAAAATGCCTACTCGGTATTTTTCGAACCGCAGGGCAATGGAGAAATAAATGCTAAAAGGCTGGCAATACTCGGGACCATGTTCCCTTCTATAACCTACAATTTTAAGTTCTGA